The following DNA comes from Methanosarcina vacuolata Z-761.
TAATCGTAGTTCCGCAGAATTCGGCACATGCCTGCATACCTTTTGCAAGGGCTTCAACAAAAGCAATTTCGGTATCTGCAGGCATCCCAATTGCCATAACAAGCCCTATGGGCTCTGCACCCATGGCTGCAATGTCACTGAGGTTTACGGCTGCTGACATCCAGCCCATCTGCCAGGGCGTCATCTCTTCCGGAAAATCAGTAGTCCTATGCAGCATATCGGTGGTAACAACCAGGCAGTCTTCGCCTTTCAGGTCAAGGACGGCGCAGTCATCCGAACCTGCGCCTATAAGGATTCCTTCCTGTCCTTTCTCCCTGCCGTCAGGTGCTTTGAAAATCTCAGATAAAATGGAGATTAGAGCGCGCTCTCCAACTGAAGATACTTTTGTGTTTTTCATGGTTTTTTTGAAAAAGATGATTTTTGTTTTCCTTTCTAGATAAATGCACTCTGTGAACCAAAAATACTGAGTTTCTCTCCTTTATTTAATTTGTGTAACACATAAAGTAATACAAAAATTTTAATAGTTCTCACCGAACCATTTTCGGTACTGAGAAAGACGTTTTCTCAAAAAGTCTATTTTTTTCCACGAGCATTGAATAAATAAATTTTCTCAAATAAATTTCTTAAGGGCTTCACATTTGCCTTTTATCTCTAGGGATGTATAAGACTTTTGTAAACTTCAAATTCATTTGAACTTAAAACATGTTTTTCTGTAGGACTCTAAAAGAGAATAGTTTACACTTTATTCACAATGCAGACAAAAAAGAAAAGTACAAAAAGAAAAAAACGAATTAATATCCATAAACTGTCAGAGCGGGTCAGAAAACATTATGCTGGATTCTGCAAGATTATGGCACATCAGATCAGGCCAGATCAGAAAACATTAGATGCTGGATTCTGCAAGATTATGTCACATAAGATCAGAAAACATTAGGTGCTGGATTCTGCAAGATTATGTCACATAAGATCAGAAAACATTAGGTGCTGGATTCTGCAAGATTATGTCATACAGAATCAGAGATCACTTCGTCTCCGCTTTCTCTTGTTCTTATTGATTCCATCAGATTATGTCATACAGAATCAGAGATCACTTCGTCGCCACTTTCTCTTGTTCTTATTGATTCCATCAGATTATGTCATACAGAATCAGAGATCATTTCATCTCCGCTTTCTCTTGTTCTTATTCTCACATTTTCCAGAAAACTTTTTGCGATTTTTCCCAGTTCATATAGTTCATCCCTTTCCAGAACCCGCAGCTCTCTTAAATTTTCCTGCAAGCTATGTTCCGGAATACCCTGCTGCAATACATAGGTAAGTTCTCTATTTTTCATATGTTTCGAGATCCAGGCAGCTATACGGGCTATTTCTTCCCTGCTTCCGATAAAATCTCTAATTAATGTTGTCCGAAGTTCCAGTTCTAAGCCGCAGGAATCTGCAATCTCAAGCGTTTTTATTACAGATGCAGTTATCGGTTCTGGAGTCTCTTTCACAGCTTCTGATTTTTTGAAGCCCGTAACTTTCCCATAAAGTTCGGGATCGTCCGGGGGAGCTTTTATATCTATAAAAAATTTATCAACTAGCTTTCTTTTAACCAGTTCATTTGCCATTTCAGGGTAGCAGCCGTTTGTATGAATTCCAATTGCAAGCTCCATTTCTCTCGCAAATTCAGCAAGAGGAATAACTGCTTCCTGCATCAGAGGTTCTCCTCCTGAAAATACAACTGCACTTACAAAGGGTTTCGATTCTTTAATCTGCTTTTCCACGAATTCCAATTCTACAGGGTTAAACCCCTGGAGGTAGGGATGGTTCTGGCAGTAGGGGCAGCGAAGCGGGCATCCCCGAAAAAAGATAGTAACTGCCGCCCTCCCTTTCCAGTCCACGGTAGAGAGCGGGACAGTACCTGCGTAGTTTACTTTCATGACCTACGTTCTCACGCTTTTATGTATAAAAAAGGATTAAAGGAACCCTTATCTGAGTTCCCTTGTGCTGTATCGTTTTCTGTCCAGAAGTTCCTGGCGCTTGCCTTTGTTCCAGCCTTCAACCGATTGAAGGTATCCTGTGATCCTTGAGAGATGCTGCACATTTTCAGATTTACACTTCGGGCATCTGTCCAGCAGCCCATCGGCTACGTATCCTTCGTCAGTGCATACGGTCATGTCCTTGGTAAAAGCAAAGTAACCTGTCTGGGTGTTCTTTGCTATATGCATAGCAAGCTCCTGAAGGCCGTCAGGGTCCGGCTGTCCTTCTCCAAGCCAGACATGCATGATATTTCCGCCGTCCACAATCGGGAAGAAAGTATGTTCGTACTTTATTCTTTCAGGTAGAGATATATCTGCACCAACGGTAACATGAGTTCCATTAGTATAGTAGATTGGCAGGTCATGCGTCTGATTCAACTCACTCTTTGCGGCTTCCAAATTCCCTTTAATTGTGAACTCGGCCTTGTCGGCATATTCCTTATGCAAGAGGTCCGAGACTGCGAAACGCTGAGCTGTCGTTTCCGCAGGCGTTCTTGCAAGAGCAATCTCCATGCCGGTTTCTTTTGAAAGCTTTTGAGCGTGCATTTTCATTTCAAACATGGCCCTGATAGCAAGCTTATAAGCAGCAGGAGACTCATGGATCTGGAAACCTGTATGGTACTGAACCATTTCATTGATCCCTACCACTCCGATAGTATAAACCAGGCTTTCGAAGTCCACAGCTATGGCCCCTTTTTCCTCTGTATTAGGATCTTTGGGATGCTGGGCTGCAAAGGGAATCCTGTTTTTCTTAATCAGACCATTCATCCATCTGCGCTTGATCTTGAAAACTTCCACTCCCTTATTCATCAGGGTCTTGAGCTCATTGAACAGTTTTTCATCATTATGTTCAGCCCTGTATGCGGCCCTTGGGCAGTTTAAAGACAGGACCATCCATGAGCCCATTGAAAAGTGTTTTCCATTCCTGAAATGAAGTTTGTCATCGAACTCTTTATCATCAGTAGGGTTTGCAGAAAACTGATACGCACAACATTGATAACATGAAATTCCTTCTCCTGCGCCCCTGTACTCCGGAAGCTGATTATCAAAGTAAGGAGTCCCGAATTTAGCAGCCAGCTCGAAGGTCATCCTGTATAACTCTTTGTAAGTCGGAAGCTCAGGGTGAGCTATGTTGAATTCTTTGTTTTCTTCCATAAAGTCAGGTTCAATGGAAATTTCGGGCTTTGGGAAGCTGAAAGGTTTGCCCCAGGCATCCCCTTCGAGCATAACATCCATAAGAGCCTTGAACCCGAGGCGGACTTCCTTTTCGAATTCCCCATAGGTTCTGAGAGGGGCCTGCTTGCCGTCCCAGACCTTACCCTTAGCAACAATCGGAATGTTTCTCCAGAGCTTTGGGACACCAGGGGAAAGCTGCACGGATGAAAAGACAGTCTGTCCGCCTCTTGCACACATCATCTGCATCATTTCATAGACGAACATTTGCATAAGCTGTCTTATCTCGGTTTCGGACTTGCCTTCCAGATATGGAGCCATGAAAGTTAGGAAATTGTAAAAACCCTGCCCACCTGCAAAATTGGTCTGAGCCGAACCCATAGCTTTTACCGCATGAAGGAAAGCTACCTCGGCATTCTTTGCAGGTTTTGCCACGCTTGATTGAGTTCCCACTCCGTCAGGCATGAGTCCATAATAAAAAAAGTAACGGAGATCCCAGTCCTGGCAAAATGGTCTTGTGCCCATATATTCAAGGTCATGGATATGGAAATCCCCATTGAGGTGAAGGTCGGAAAGCTCTTTTGGCATTAGAAGGAGATTTTGCTCCTTGGACATTTTGTCAGCTTTTCTTTTATGTGAGGTTTCGGCGTTGTTCAGCTGGTTTGCATTATCATTTGCCTCAAAACCGTAACCAGTATCGATTTCGTAGGCATCATAGACCGAAGCTCCGACCCTGGTCATAATGTTTCTCCACTCAACATGCCCCCTGTCAAGTAGAATATTGTTTACTATTTCCCGGATAAGAGGACCTGAGAGAAACTTGAGATTCATCTTTTTAATGATCTTTTCTGCGTCCTTTGCAATCTCAATGGCTTCTTCTTTTGTGATTGAGGGTTTGTTATAGAAAATTTCGCTTAATTTTGTTTCTTTCAGAAGCTGATTTACAATAATGTTCCTGTCCCAGTTAAGAATGAAACCATCTGTTGTCCTTACCCTGGGGAGAGGAGAGACGGACAGCCCATCAAGGGTTTTTTGCACTGGCTGGTTGTCAGATAACTGGTCATTTTTGGGGAGAGGAGAGACGGATAATTCTTCAAGCATCGTTTGGGCTGATTGGTTGTCAGATACCTGGTAATCTGGTAAGAGAATCTCGCTTGTCATTTTCTCATCTTCAGTGATTGTCTTAATAATAGAATTTTATAAAATTTGAAGAAATATTCAATTTATTTTTAATTTCAGATCTCTGTTATCACAGGATTTTCTTCATCACAGGATTTCCTGGATTTTTTCAGGGTTTACTTCTCCTCCACTGAAGAGTTCCTCGTGCGTAAGGAAAGTATCATTGATCTGTAAAACAGGCGCTGTCACTGTGAAGACCCCATTGAAACGCAGTTCCGTTAGAGCTTCGGGAGTAGACATATCTGCTACCTCAAAAGCAACTGAATGTGCCTCCAGGAAATTTTTTAATTTATTGCATTTCGGACAGCGTTCCGTTGTATATATGATTATTTTTGCCATGCTTTACGTCCCTCTGATTTTACTCTAATTCTTAATCTGATTTTTAGTTAACGTTTCTTGTGTGGGACCCGTTTCTTTATCACATTTTATGTTTATTTTCATTGTCTGCGGGGTGAGCGCGCAGACACAGAACATGTTGCAGCATAAAACAAAGCCCCACGTGGGTTACCATTCCTCAGCTAACCCTTATAATCCCTACAAATGTATATTTTCAAATATCAGTCATCAATATCGGAAAAGGGCGCAGCTTCTATAAAGTGACCCCCATGATATCATTTTTTCATTCTACTGAGTGAAAATGACCTTTATTTTCAAGTAAATATTCTAAACGCCCTATCCTTAATAATGGTTTTTAACCTCAGGTCTGGATACAGTGAAACCTTCATCTGGATACAATAACACCTTTGTTTTGTATACAAAGACGTTCGATTTGTTACCAGATTTGATAACAAATTTAAGGACCCCTGTTTTTGAAAAACAGCCTTCTTCAAGGAGATGATTTCAAGCACAGAAGACGTCAAGGGAATATCCGCAGCCGATTTGCCTGGTACAGTACGGCTAACATGTATAAGGAATTATTCCTCCAAACATTGAAATTTATAATAAAGAGTCGTGCCCGATATAATTCTGTTAAGTACAGAAAAGGACGCGTCTTGTAGCAAAAACTATTATTATAAATAATGAAAACAAGTTAGCTATCTCTCATTCTTACTAACTTTTTAAAAAATAAAAATGTTAGGTTGAGGTTAAATTTTTATTTTTTTCTTTTGAGATGTGCTGTTACTTTTTCATAGACTTCCACTAAAATCTTTATTCCACTTGCTAATTCAACTAAAAGTTTTGCAAATTCCATAGCACTAGCTAAACTGATCATGCTTCTCCTTACGTTAATGACTTTGAAAGTTTTTGACGATACAATTTTTAAAAAAAATGTGAATAGCATCAGCTAAGTCTATGTTATTAATGCGGTATCGACAGCTTTTTATGCCTCAAAGCGATCATATTAGCTTGAAGTAAATAATGATGTTATCCACATCGTTCTATTGGAGCTTTATAGATTTTACCGGAATCCATAAAGCTCAATTTTGCTTATTTATCTCTCATCCTCCTTTTTCTATGTCTCTAAATGATTTTTAATTCTTAATCTTATTTTTAGTTACCTTTTCTTGCGCGATTTTTTCAGATAAGCATTCTAACTGCCCTATCCTTAATAATGGTTTTTGACCTCAGGTCTGGATACAATAACATTCTTGTTTGGTACACAAAGACCAATAAATCCACATGCGTCTTCGGTTAAGTGAGGAATCATGATAAATTGTACCGATTTCCTCAACAGTTCGCAAATAGTTTAATAAGTTACAAGCTGGAACAGGCATCAATTTCACGTAAATAGGCCAAAATTTAAGGACGGCTCCTAATGCAAAATCAATAGCTTTCAGGCAAGAAAATTCCTTAACCGATGACTAATGAAGTGGGTTTCTCTAATGCTGAGAGATATTTTTCAAACAGACCTTCCGCAGATGTCTTGAAAAAAAGAACATTTTTCTGGCTATCGTTTTTGTGCATTTGTTCAATAATTTGCAATTATTATCTCAACTGAAACTTCCAGAAACAGAGGTTAGAATCTTTCAATGAAGTTTGAATAAGCAGGGTAATTTTCAGAAAAAACGATAGTAAGAAAAATTGTGAAAATTGAATGGACATCTGCAGAAAGTCAGTTCAAAATACATGTATGGCTAATTATACAAGATATTGTTCCTAAATGTTCCTAAAAACTCAAAAAATATACCAAATCATCACTCTCATTTTCACGGTACTCTTATGAAATATTTTTTAATGATTAGTAGAGCTGAGAATCTATATCCGAGCATTTCTTTTATATCCACTTTGTCTTTTTATTCCTCTTAGAAAATCTTTAATTTTCCTGAAAAGGTTGGAAATTACAAAAAAACGTTATATCATGGGCCAGTTATATTTACCAAGTACAAAAGAGGTGCCACTTCATAGAGAAATTACTATCTTCCGGCTGCAAGCCTCTTGACGAACTTCTGGAAGGAGGTTTCGAAAAAGGGATTGTGACTCAAATCTTCGGAGCTGCAGGAACCGGGAAAACAAATATCTGCATCCAGCTTTCAGTGGAATGCGTAAAACAAGGGCAGAGAGTCATCTTCATAGATACCGAAGGGCTTTCTCCTGTTCGATTCAAGCAGATTGCAGGGGAAAATGCAAAAGAAATAGCTAGAAGTATCATTATCTATGAACCCCTGAATTTTGAAGAACAATATGCAGCCGTAAGGGAAGTGGAGAGAATAGCAAGTGAGAATATAGGTCTCGTGATACTCGATTCTGCAACCTCGTACTACAGGTTCGAGCTTGAAGACGATGAGACAGGCATGAAAAGCCGCAGAGAACTTGCTAGCCAAATAGGATTTTTACATGCTCTTGCCCGCAAACACGGTTTTGTTGCAGTCATAACCAACCAGGTATATTCCGATATTATCTCAGGAGGGGTGCGCCCGCTTGGCGGTAGTTCCCTAGAACATATTTCAAAGGCGATTATTCAGCTTGAAAAAACCGGCAAAGGGACCAGGCGCGCTATTCTGTACAAACATCGGTCCTGCCCTGAAGGTTCGAGTGCAGAATTTAGAATTACAGCCGAAGGGATTCGCTAAGTCGAAGAAATTAGATAAACTGAAGAAATTAAAGAAGTTGAAGAAATTAAATAAGCTGAAGAGATTAGATAAGCTGAAAAAATCCGCTAAACTGAAGAAATTCAATAAACCGAAGAGATTCAACAAACTGAAGAGATTCAACAAACCGAAGAGATTCAACAAACCGAAGAGATTCAACAAACTAAAGAGATTCGATAAACCGAATTAAGAAATCGGAAAAAAGCTCTTAGAATAACCATTTAATACTCATTCTGGACAGAAAAACTTAAAACTCCCGGTACTTCCGGGGGTTTGTAGAATTCCTTTTTACAGGAATCTCTTACCAGAATTTTAACGTTCTCTGGTTCCAGATATAAATTCTTCAGTCCGCCTGTAAGCTTCATCGTCAGTGTACTGAATCGCCGGATGTTTCATAAAGTAGGAAGCCGGGGAATACAACACGCCTCCTATCCCGCGGTCAAGAGCCAGTTTGCAGCATCGGATGGCATCGATGACCACACCTCCGGAATTAGGAGAGTCTTCGACGGAAAGCCGGAGTTCAAGGTTCATAGGCACATCGCCAAAAAGCTTGCCTTCCATTCTCA
Coding sequences within:
- a CDS encoding anaerobic ribonucleoside-triphosphate reductase activating protein, which gives rise to MKVNYAGTVPLSTVDWKGRAAVTIFFRGCPLRCPYCQNHPYLQGFNPVELEFVEKQIKESKPFVSAVVFSGGEPLMQEAVIPLAEFAREMELAIGIHTNGCYPEMANELVKRKLVDKFFIDIKAPPDDPELYGKVTGFKKSEAVKETPEPITASVIKTLEIADSCGLELELRTTLIRDFIGSREEIARIAAWISKHMKNRELTYVLQQGIPEHSLQENLRELRVLERDELYELGKIAKSFLENVRIRTRESGDEMISDSV
- the nrdD gene encoding anaerobic ribonucleoside-triphosphate reductase; this encodes MTSEILLPDYQVSDNQSAQTMLEELSVSPLPKNDQLSDNQPVQKTLDGLSVSPLPRVRTTDGFILNWDRNIIVNQLLKETKLSEIFYNKPSITKEEAIEIAKDAEKIIKKMNLKFLSGPLIREIVNNILLDRGHVEWRNIMTRVGASVYDAYEIDTGYGFEANDNANQLNNAETSHKRKADKMSKEQNLLLMPKELSDLHLNGDFHIHDLEYMGTRPFCQDWDLRYFFYYGLMPDGVGTQSSVAKPAKNAEVAFLHAVKAMGSAQTNFAGGQGFYNFLTFMAPYLEGKSETEIRQLMQMFVYEMMQMMCARGGQTVFSSVQLSPGVPKLWRNIPIVAKGKVWDGKQAPLRTYGEFEKEVRLGFKALMDVMLEGDAWGKPFSFPKPEISIEPDFMEENKEFNIAHPELPTYKELYRMTFELAAKFGTPYFDNQLPEYRGAGEGISCYQCCAYQFSANPTDDKEFDDKLHFRNGKHFSMGSWMVLSLNCPRAAYRAEHNDEKLFNELKTLMNKGVEVFKIKRRWMNGLIKKNRIPFAAQHPKDPNTEEKGAIAVDFESLVYTIGVVGINEMVQYHTGFQIHESPAAYKLAIRAMFEMKMHAQKLSKETGMEIALARTPAETTAQRFAVSDLLHKEYADKAEFTIKGNLEAAKSELNQTHDLPIYYTNGTHVTVGADISLPERIKYEHTFFPIVDGGNIMHVWLGEGQPDPDGLQELAMHIAKNTQTGYFAFTKDMTVCTDEGYVADGLLDRCPKCKSENVQHLSRITGYLQSVEGWNKGKRQELLDRKRYSTRELR
- a CDS encoding glutaredoxin family protein; this encodes MAKIIIYTTERCPKCNKLKNFLEAHSVAFEVADMSTPEALTELRFNGVFTVTAPVLQINDTFLTHEELFSGGEVNPEKIQEIL
- the radB gene encoding DNA repair and recombination protein RadB, whose amino-acid sequence is MYQVQKRCHFIEKLLSSGCKPLDELLEGGFEKGIVTQIFGAAGTGKTNICIQLSVECVKQGQRVIFIDTEGLSPVRFKQIAGENAKEIARSIIIYEPLNFEEQYAAVREVERIASENIGLVILDSATSYYRFELEDDETGMKSRRELASQIGFLHALARKHGFVAVITNQVYSDIISGGVRPLGGSSLEHISKAIIQLEKTGKGTRRAILYKHRSCPEGSSAEFRITAEGIR